One stretch of Prionailurus viverrinus isolate Anna chromosome C1, UM_Priviv_1.0, whole genome shotgun sequence DNA includes these proteins:
- the WIPF1 gene encoding WAS/WASL-interacting protein family member 1 produces the protein MPVPPPPAPPPPPTFALANTEKPTLNKSEQAGRNALLSDISKGKKLKKTVTNDRSAPILDKPKGAGAGGSGGFGGGGGGGGGGSFGGGGPPGLGGLFQAGMPKLRSTANRESDSGGSRLPVLPPGGRSTSAKPFSPPSGPGRFPVPSPGHRSGPPEPQRNRMPPPRPDVGAKPESIPPPVPNTPRPIQSSLHNRGSPPVPGAPRQPSPGPTPPPFPGNRGAAFGGGSIRQTPSGSSSPFSNRPPLPPTPSRALDDKPPPPPPPVGNRPSVHREAVPPPPPQNSKPPVPSTPRPSSSSQAPPPPPPPSRPGPPPLPPGSSGSDETPRLPQRNLSLTSSSAPPLPSPGRSGPLPPPPNERPPPPVRDPPGRSGPLPPPPPISRNGSTSRALPATPQLPSRSGVDSARSGPRPPLPPDRPGAGAPPPPPPSTSIRNGFQDSSGEDEWESRFYFHPISDLPPPEPYVPTAKSYPSKLARNETRSGSNRRERGAPPLPPIPR, from the exons ATGCCCGTCCCTCCCCCTccggcgcccccgcccccaccgacGTTTGCTCTG GCCAATACAGAAAAGCCTACCTTGAATAAGTCCGAACAGGCTGGGAGAAATGCCCTTCTGTCTGACATCAGCaaagggaagaaactgaagaagactgTCACCAATGACAGAAGTGCACCGATATTGGACA AGCCCAAAGGCGCTGGTGCTGGTGGCAGTGGTGGCTTTGGTGGTGGCGgaggtggcggtggcggtggcagTTTCGGAGGGGGTGGACCGCCTGGTTTGGGAGGACTGTTCCAGGCTGGGATGCCGAAGCTGAGATCCACAGCCAACAGGGAGAGTG aTTCTGGAGGAAGCCGACTCCCAGTTTTGCCACCGGGAGGAAGATCCACATCTGCCAAACCTTTCTCACCCCCAAGTGGCCCAGGGAGATTTCCTGTGCCTTCCCCAGGCCACAGAAGTGGTCCCCCAGAGCCTCAGAGGAACCGAATGCCTCCCCCAAGGCCTGACGTGGGCGCAAAGCCTGAAAGCATTCCCCCTCCAGTACCTAATACGCCAAGACCCATTCAATCAAGTCTGCACAACCGAGGGTCCCCACCAGTGCCTGGGGCCCCCAGgcagcccagccctgggccaactcctccccctttccctggAAACCGAGGTGCTGCTTTTGGAGGAGGCTCCATACGCCAGACACCCTCAGGCTCCTCCTCACCCTTCTCCAAcaggcctcccctgccccctacccccaGCAGGGCCTTGGATGACAAAccccctcctccgcctcctccagTGGGCAACAGGCCCTCCGTCCATAGGGAGGcagtcccaccccctccccctcagaACAGCAAGCCCCCAGTGCCTTCTACCCCGaggccttcctcctcctcacaggCCCCACCGCCACCGCCGCCACCAAGCAGACCcggccctcctcccctgcctccaggtTCCAGTGGCAGTGATGAAACCCCAAGACTCCCACAGCGGAATCTGTCCCTTACTTCTTCGTCTGCACCCCCCTTACCTTCACCAGGACGTTCGGGCCCTCTTCCTCCCCCGCCCAATGAGAGACCCCCTCCTCCAGTGAGGGACCCACCAGGCAGATCAG gccctctcccaccaccccctccaaTAAGCAGAAATGGCAGCACATCTCGGGCCCTGCCTGCCACCCCCCAGTTGCCGTCCAGGAGTGGAGTAGATAGTGCCAGGAGTGGACCTAGGCCTCCTCTTCCTCCCGACAGGCCTGGTGCTGGggcacctccccctcctccaccatcAACATCAATTAGAAATGGCTTCCAAGACTCTTCAGGTGAAG atgAGTGGGAAAGCAGATTCTACTTCCATCCGATTTCTGATTTGCCACCTCCAGAGCCATATGTACCAACGGCCAAAAGTTATCCCAGTAAACTGGCAAGAAATGAAACCCGGA